A single window of Flavobacterium aestivum DNA harbors:
- the hemF gene encoding oxygen-dependent coproporphyrinogen oxidase: protein MKEQFFSYIQNLQDQICKGLENVDGQAKFREDLWDRPEGGGGRTRVIENGAVFEKGGVNISAVHGKLPETMQKMFNVGEADFFACGLSLVLHPKSPMVPTVHANWRYFEMYDDNGKVIQQWFGGGQDLTPYYLFEEDAVHFHQTCKTACDKHNQEFYPKYKKQCDAYFWNAHRNEARGIGGLFFDYCKANDAMSMQDWYNFVTEVGNSFLEAYVPIVERRKNLTYTPENRTWQEIRRGRYVEFNLVHDKGTLFGLKTNGRIESILMSLPPHVQWVYDHHPEAGSQEEKLLKVLENQKEWL from the coding sequence ATGAAAGAACAATTTTTCTCTTATATACAAAACCTTCAAGACCAAATCTGTAAAGGATTAGAAAACGTGGATGGTCAAGCCAAATTTCGTGAAGACCTTTGGGATCGTCCAGAAGGAGGAGGAGGGCGTACCCGTGTTATTGAAAATGGGGCCGTTTTTGAAAAAGGTGGTGTTAATATTTCGGCAGTACACGGGAAATTGCCTGAAACGATGCAAAAAATGTTCAATGTAGGCGAAGCAGATTTTTTTGCCTGCGGTTTGAGTTTGGTTTTGCATCCCAAAAGTCCAATGGTACCAACAGTTCATGCCAATTGGCGTTATTTCGAAATGTACGATGATAACGGAAAAGTGATTCAGCAATGGTTTGGAGGCGGACAGGATTTAACGCCTTATTATCTATTTGAAGAAGATGCCGTTCATTTTCATCAAACCTGTAAAACGGCTTGTGACAAACACAATCAGGAGTTTTACCCAAAGTATAAAAAACAATGCGATGCCTATTTTTGGAACGCGCATCGTAATGAAGCTAGAGGAATTGGCGGATTATTCTTTGATTATTGCAAAGCAAATGACGCTATGAGTATGCAAGATTGGTATAATTTTGTTACTGAAGTGGGAAATAGTTTTCTGGAAGCCTACGTTCCAATAGTCGAAAGAAGAAAAAACTTGACTTACACACCTGAGAACAGAACTTGGCAGGAAATTCGTCGAGGACGTTATGTAGAATTCAACTTAGTACACGATAAAGGCACTTTATTTGGGCTAAAAACCAACGGAAGGATAGAAAGTATCCTGATGAGCTTACCGCCGCATGTACAGTGGGTATATGATCATCATCCAGAGGCAGGAAGCCAAGAAGAAAAGTTATTGAAAGTATTAGAAAATCAGAAAGAATGGTTGTAA
- a CDS encoding GNAT family N-acetyltransferase, with protein MHYINSFHIALLDDNDAKNLNELMVSNAERFKRYFPQTLSSNLTLEDSANYINIKTSELQSNICYTFAIKEKETENIAGLIAIKKVDFETRQAELAYGIGAEYEGKGLVTFAVKEVSNFAFNELNLNTLQIISHKTNLGSVKVAVKSGFVWQRTLPNEFTPTDELPIDMELYELTK; from the coding sequence ATGCATTATATAAACTCATTCCATATTGCCCTACTGGATGACAACGACGCAAAAAATCTGAATGAATTAATGGTTTCAAATGCCGAAAGATTCAAAAGATATTTTCCTCAAACATTATCTAGTAATCTGACTTTAGAAGATTCAGCAAACTATATTAATATTAAAACATCAGAGCTGCAATCTAACATTTGTTATACGTTTGCCATAAAAGAAAAAGAAACTGAAAACATAGCGGGTCTGATTGCTATCAAAAAAGTTGATTTTGAAACGCGACAAGCAGAATTGGCTTATGGTATTGGTGCTGAATATGAAGGGAAGGGTTTAGTTACTTTTGCTGTCAAAGAAGTTTCAAACTTTGCATTCAATGAGCTGAATTTGAACACCCTTCAAATTATATCGCATAAAACGAATTTGGGGAGTGTAAAGGTGGCCGTAAAATCTGGGTTTGTTTGGCAAAGAACCTTGCCAAATGAGTTTACGCCAACGGATGAACTTCCAATAGATATGGAATTATATGAACTAACGAAATGA
- a CDS encoding transposase, producing MKLEVLEKEGYYHIYNRGINKCLIFENDENKNFFLKQLSKYLSGKISIFAYCLMDNHFHLVIRLNEEEKIVTQAFSNFFNSYAKAFNKESDRTGSLFEKHFKRIRLNDEEYLKQLIQYVHLNPKHHLDLKFENYKYSSYPAFISNKETKIEREEVLKLFGGLENFIFCHIQRNDFLTEKYTFE from the coding sequence ATGAAATTAGAAGTTTTAGAAAAAGAGGGTTATTATCATATTTATAACAGAGGTATAAATAAGTGTTTAATTTTCGAAAATGATGAAAACAAAAACTTCTTTTTGAAACAACTTTCAAAATATTTATCAGGTAAAATCTCAATATTTGCATATTGTTTAATGGATAATCATTTTCATTTGGTTATTCGATTGAATGAAGAGGAAAAAATAGTAACACAGGCATTTTCTAATTTTTTTAATTCTTATGCGAAAGCTTTTAATAAAGAAAGTGATAGGACAGGGAGTTTATTTGAAAAGCATTTCAAGAGAATAAGACTCAATGATGAAGAGTATTTGAAGCAATTGATACAGTATGTGCATTTGAATCCGAAGCATCATTTGGATTTAAAATTTGAGAATTATAAGTATTCATCCTATCCGGCTTTCATCTCAAATAAAGAAACAAAAATTGAAAGAGAAGAAGTTTTAAAATTATTTGGAGGTCTAGAAAATTTCATTTTTTGCCACATTCAAAGAAATGATTTTTTGACGGAAAAATATACTTTTGAATAA
- the hemE gene encoding uroporphyrinogen decarboxylase, translating into MLKNDLFLKALKGETVQRPPVWMMRQAGRYLPEFRALRDKYDFFTRCETPELAAEITVQPIRRIAPDAAILFSDILVVPRAMGIHVELKDNLGPIIPNPIRTMEQVNQVFVPNIQETLGYVMDAVKLTKEMLNDEVPLIGFAGSPWTIFCYAVEGKGSKSFDTAKGFCFSNPVAAHTLLQKITDTTILYLKEKVKAGVNAVQIFDSWGGMLSPTDYQEFSWKYINQIIEALAEITPVIVFGKGCWFALNEMGKSKASALGVDWTCTPRNARYLSGGNVTLQGNFDPSRLLSPIPTIKKMVHEMIDEFGKDKYIVNLGHGILPNIPVDHAKAFIDAVKEYGN; encoded by the coding sequence ATGCTAAAGAACGATTTATTTTTAAAAGCTTTAAAAGGAGAAACAGTACAACGCCCACCGGTTTGGATGATGCGTCAAGCCGGAAGATATTTGCCTGAATTTAGAGCTTTGCGTGACAAATACGATTTTTTTACCCGTTGCGAAACTCCAGAATTGGCTGCCGAAATTACCGTGCAACCTATTCGTAGAATTGCTCCGGATGCAGCTATTTTGTTCTCGGATATTTTAGTAGTGCCAAGAGCAATGGGAATTCACGTAGAATTGAAAGATAATTTGGGACCAATAATTCCAAATCCAATACGTACCATGGAACAAGTAAATCAGGTTTTTGTTCCAAATATTCAGGAAACCTTGGGTTATGTAATGGATGCGGTAAAATTGACCAAAGAAATGCTGAATGATGAGGTGCCATTAATTGGTTTTGCAGGTTCACCTTGGACTATTTTCTGTTATGCAGTAGAAGGAAAAGGATCGAAAAGTTTTGATACTGCCAAAGGGTTTTGTTTTTCAAACCCAGTAGCTGCACACACTTTATTGCAAAAAATTACCGACACAACGATTTTATATTTAAAAGAAAAAGTAAAAGCAGGAGTAAATGCAGTTCAGATTTTTGATTCTTGGGGAGGAATGCTTTCACCAACAGATTATCAGGAATTCTCATGGAAATACATTAACCAAATCATTGAAGCATTAGCGGAAATTACACCGGTAATTGTTTTCGGAAAAGGATGTTGGTTTGCTCTTAACGAAATGGGAAAAAGCAAGGCATCAGCTTTGGGTGTAGATTGGACATGTACACCTAGAAATGCTCGTTATTTGTCTGGAGGGAACGTAACTTTACAAGGAAATTTTGATCCTTCAAGATTGCTTTCGCCAATTCCGACCATCAAGAAAATGGTACACGAAATGATTGACGAATTTGGAAAAGACAAATACATAGTAAATTTAGGTCACGGAATTTTACCAAATATTCCAGTAGATCACGCCAAAGCATTTATTGATGCGGTGAAGGAATACGGAAACTAA
- a CDS encoding uroporphyrinogen-III synthase, whose translation MSKIHILSTKILSPIQKQELIKADFEVTEADFIKTESKKIELKEVNENLIFTSQNAVHSVFQHTDLEKLKSKNVFCVGLKTKILLSEAGFNVVAYTGYASDLAEIITLIYGSESFTFFSGNLRRETLPVALKEAGVKFNEIKAYETTLTPHKMKTKTDAILFFSPSGVKSYLKENTIKNENCFCIGETTASALDKITKNIIVADQPSVEEVIDDVIAEYK comes from the coding sequence ATGAGCAAAATCCACATATTATCCACCAAGATTCTTTCTCCTATTCAAAAGCAAGAATTGATAAAAGCGGATTTTGAAGTAACAGAAGCCGATTTCATCAAAACTGAAAGCAAGAAAATTGAGCTTAAAGAAGTCAATGAGAATTTGATCTTTACCAGTCAAAATGCCGTTCACAGTGTTTTTCAGCACACAGATTTAGAGAAATTAAAGTCTAAAAACGTTTTTTGTGTAGGTCTCAAAACCAAAATATTATTGTCTGAAGCAGGATTCAATGTGGTAGCTTATACCGGATATGCATCAGATTTGGCAGAAATAATCACGCTGATTTACGGTTCTGAAAGTTTTACCTTTTTTAGTGGTAATTTACGCCGTGAGACTTTACCCGTTGCGCTAAAAGAAGCAGGAGTGAAGTTTAATGAAATCAAAGCTTATGAAACGACTTTGACTCCACATAAGATGAAGACTAAAACCGATGCAATCTTGTTTTTTAGCCCATCTGGAGTAAAAAGTTATCTAAAAGAGAATACAATCAAGAACGAGAACTGTTTTTGCATAGGAGAAACAACCGCAAGTGCATTAGATAAAATAACAAAAAACATCATCGTGGCAGACCAACCCAGTGTTGAAGAAGTGATTGATGATGTAATAGCAGAATATAAATAG
- the hemC gene encoding hydroxymethylbilane synthase: MVEKTIRIGTRDSELALWQAHTVEKKLNDLGYKTEIIAVKSQGDIILNKPLYELGITGIFTKTLDIAMINGQVDIAVHSMKDVPTALPIGIVQAAVLERANTLDILVHKGNLDFLNESGTIATGSLRRQAQWWNKYPNHTVVDLRGNVNTRMQKLQENDWNGAVFAAAGLERINLKPENYIDLDWMIPAPAQGAMVVVAMADDDFCRDAVGQLNDIETEVCTHIERQFLRTLEGGCTAPIGALAKYNEIEDTIEFKGVLFSIDGKQKIEVNKVVPIEDWKKLGYNSAQEIFENGGTQLMATIKESLKK, encoded by the coding sequence ATGGTAGAAAAAACAATAAGAATAGGAACCCGTGATAGCGAACTCGCACTATGGCAAGCCCACACGGTAGAAAAAAAACTAAACGATTTAGGGTATAAAACCGAAATCATTGCTGTAAAATCACAAGGCGACATTATTCTCAACAAACCCCTTTATGAACTGGGAATTACAGGAATTTTTACAAAAACGCTCGACATTGCCATGATTAATGGTCAAGTAGATATTGCTGTGCATTCTATGAAAGATGTTCCAACGGCTTTGCCAATAGGAATTGTTCAGGCAGCCGTTTTGGAAAGAGCCAATACCTTAGATATTTTAGTGCATAAAGGAAATCTTGATTTTCTAAATGAATCCGGAACCATTGCAACAGGAAGTTTGCGTCGTCAGGCTCAATGGTGGAATAAATACCCCAATCATACTGTAGTCGATTTGCGCGGAAACGTAAATACCAGAATGCAAAAACTACAAGAAAATGATTGGAATGGAGCCGTATTTGCTGCAGCGGGACTAGAACGCATCAACCTAAAACCCGAAAATTATATAGACTTAGATTGGATGATACCAGCACCTGCACAAGGAGCAATGGTTGTTGTGGCTATGGCAGATGATGATTTTTGTAGAGACGCAGTTGGACAATTAAATGATATAGAAACCGAAGTGTGCACTCATATCGAAAGACAATTCCTAAGAACCTTAGAGGGCGGTTGCACGGCACCAATTGGAGCTTTGGCAAAGTATAACGAAATCGAAGATACTATTGAGTTCAAGGGAGTTTTATTTTCTATTGACGGAAAACAGAAAATTGAAGTAAACAAAGTCGTTCCTATTGAAGATTGGAAAAAGTTAGGTTATAATTCGGCTCAAGAAATATTCGAAAACGGAGGAACTCAATTGATGGCAACAATAAAAGAGAGTTTAAAAAAATAA
- a CDS encoding GxxExxY protein, with translation MTKKEVTQLAYEITGFAIKVHKALGPGLLESIYEQCLKYELEQNGYDVKQQLVVKIDYYNLELESDLRIDLLVNDCVVVELKAIENLLPIHEAQLLTYMKLLQRPQGLLINFNTLNITKSMKPLVNEFFSRLID, from the coding sequence ATGACAAAAAAAGAGGTTACACAATTAGCTTATGAAATTACAGGTTTTGCTATAAAAGTGCATAAAGCTTTAGGACCTGGACTTTTAGAAAGCATTTATGAGCAATGCCTTAAATATGAATTAGAACAAAACGGATACGATGTTAAACAACAATTAGTTGTTAAAATAGACTATTACAACCTTGAATTAGAATCTGATTTAAGAATTGATTTACTTGTGAATGACTGTGTAGTTGTTGAATTGAAAGCGATAGAAAACCTTTTGCCAATTCACGAAGCACAATTACTAACATATATGAAATTGTTACAAAGACCTCAAGGATTATTGATTAATTTTAACACTTTAAACATAACAAAATCAATGAAACCACTTGTAAATGAATTTTTTTCAAGGTTAATTGATTAA
- the hemA gene encoding glutamyl-tRNA reductase yields the protein MENHSVSKQHYFYSIGLSYKKADAEIRGKFSLDTLAKTRLLEQAKSEGIQSLFVTSTCNRTEIYGYAEHPFQLIKLLCENSNGTVEDFQKVAYVYKNQEAISHLFRVGTGLDSQILGDFEIISQIRNGFAEAKAMGLANAFMERLVNAVIQSSKKIKNETEISSGATSVSFASVQYIIKNVPDIGNKNILLFGTGKIGRNTCENLVKHTKNEHITLINRTKDKAEKLAGKLNLIVKDYSELHLELQKADVVVVATGAQNPTIDKAILNLKKPMLILDLSIPKNVNENVKDLEGVTLIHMDHLSQMTDETLENRKTHIPAAEAIIEEIKDEFIAWTKVRKFAPTINALKDKLNAIKTSELDFQSKKISNFNEEQAEIISSRIIQKITTHFANHLKNEDTMVDESIDWIEKVFQIETVTK from the coding sequence ATGGAAAATCACAGCGTTTCAAAACAACATTATTTCTATTCAATTGGGCTCAGTTATAAAAAAGCAGATGCCGAGATTAGGGGGAAGTTTAGTTTAGATACTCTAGCAAAAACGCGTTTGCTTGAACAAGCTAAAAGCGAAGGAATACAAAGTTTGTTCGTTACTTCTACCTGTAATAGAACAGAGATTTATGGCTATGCAGAGCACCCTTTTCAATTAATAAAACTACTTTGTGAGAACAGTAATGGTACTGTTGAAGATTTTCAGAAGGTAGCTTACGTTTATAAAAATCAAGAAGCAATTTCTCATTTATTTCGAGTAGGAACTGGTTTAGACAGTCAAATCTTGGGTGATTTTGAAATCATCAGCCAAATAAGAAATGGTTTTGCTGAGGCCAAAGCAATGGGATTAGCGAATGCATTCATGGAGCGATTGGTGAATGCGGTAATACAATCCAGCAAAAAAATCAAAAATGAAACCGAAATTAGTTCAGGAGCCACTTCGGTATCTTTTGCATCGGTTCAATACATTATCAAGAACGTTCCAGATATAGGAAACAAGAATATTTTACTTTTTGGAACAGGTAAAATCGGAAGAAATACCTGTGAGAATTTAGTAAAACACACCAAAAACGAGCACATCACTTTAATTAACAGAACCAAAGACAAAGCTGAGAAATTGGCTGGAAAGTTGAATCTGATTGTTAAAGATTACTCAGAATTGCATCTTGAATTGCAAAAAGCTGATGTGGTTGTAGTGGCTACTGGAGCTCAAAATCCAACGATAGACAAAGCTATCCTGAATTTGAAAAAGCCAATGTTGATTTTGGATTTGTCAATTCCAAAAAATGTCAATGAAAACGTAAAAGATTTAGAGGGAGTTACCTTAATTCACATGGATCATTTGTCGCAAATGACAGATGAAACATTAGAAAACAGAAAAACACATATTCCTGCTGCCGAGGCTATCATCGAAGAAATAAAAGATGAATTCATAGCTTGGACCAAAGTAAGGAAGTTTGCCCCTACAATCAATGCCTTGAAAGATAAGCTAAACGCGATTAAAACTTCGGAATTGGATTTTCAAAGCAAAAAAATTTCCAACTTCAATGAAGAACAAGCCGAAATTATCAGCTCTAGAATCATCCAAAAAATTACAACCCATTTTGCCAATCATCTAAAAAATGAAGATACTATGGTAGATGAAAGTATTGATTGGATAGAAAAAGTTTTTCAAATAGAAACGGTTACAAAGTAG
- a CDS encoding AraC family transcriptional regulator, with the protein MGSQEIIIIEDDFTLIRFQNDTETAFQAQHEVSSGLIQFHFGLKGSAKFIFNQGNYTLELKEEKSLLLYNPQKELPLNLELAPNSWVISVIISIKKFHALFSTEANYITFLSADNKDKKYYKEDDISPSMAIVLSQLFHYNLHPSIKNLYYKGKGYELLSLYFNRTEDPNAEQCPFLIDEDNVFKIKKAKDIIIANMAEPPGLQELADEIGLNLKKLKMGFKQIYGDTVYGFLFDYKMEYARKLLDSGSYNVNEVGLKIGYSTGSHFIAAFKKKFATTPKKYLMSINSNL; encoded by the coding sequence ATGGGGTCTCAAGAAATTATAATTATTGAAGATGATTTTACACTCATTCGTTTTCAGAATGACACCGAAACCGCTTTTCAGGCACAGCATGAAGTCAGTAGCGGATTGATACAATTTCATTTTGGGCTAAAAGGAAGTGCTAAATTTATTTTCAATCAAGGCAATTATACTTTGGAGTTAAAAGAAGAGAAATCATTGCTTTTATACAATCCGCAAAAGGAATTACCCTTAAATTTAGAATTAGCTCCAAATTCCTGGGTAATCTCAGTGATTATTTCAATCAAAAAATTCCATGCCTTATTTTCGACCGAAGCCAATTACATCACTTTTTTGAGTGCCGACAATAAGGATAAAAAATATTATAAGGAGGACGACATAAGTCCGTCTATGGCAATTGTCTTGAGTCAATTATTTCATTACAATCTGCATCCTTCCATCAAAAACCTTTATTACAAAGGAAAAGGATACGAATTATTGAGTCTCTATTTTAACCGAACAGAAGATCCAAATGCAGAACAATGTCCGTTCTTGATTGACGAAGACAATGTTTTTAAAATCAAAAAAGCCAAAGACATTATTATCGCCAACATGGCCGAACCTCCTGGTTTACAAGAATTGGCAGATGAGATTGGTTTGAATCTAAAGAAACTCAAAATGGGCTTTAAGCAAATTTATGGCGATACGGTCTATGGTTTCTTATTTGATTACAAGATGGAATATGCCCGAAAATTATTAGACAGCGGCTCTTATAATGTAAATGAAGTTGGATTGAAAATTGGCTACAGCACCGGAAGTCACTTTATAGCGGCATTCAAAAAGAAATTTGCCACAACTCCTAAGAAATATTTGATGTCTATTAATTCAAATCTCTAA
- the hemH gene encoding ferrochelatase encodes MKGVLLINLGSPESPTPKDVKPYLDEFLMDKYVIDVPYLLRALLVRGIILRKRPEKAASAYSKIWWEEGSPLVVLSKRMHEKVKPQANVPVALAMRYGNPSLQAGLQELQDKGVTEVLLFPLYPHHAMSSTVTVIDKAEEVRKKHFPNMKFSSVPAFYNKPDYIKNLSDSIQKHLNGFNYDHLLFSYHGLPERHIRKTDITKSHCKIDGSCCNTPSPAHEFCYRHQCYETTRLVVKALGIPEGKYSQTFQSRLAGDKWLEPYTDVEVNKMPEQGIKNLAVVTPAFVADCLETLEEIAMEANHQFKEHGGENFLAVPCLNDDDEWCATVSKWINNWAKG; translated from the coding sequence ATGAAAGGCGTATTATTAATCAATTTAGGTTCTCCTGAAAGTCCAACTCCCAAAGATGTAAAACCCTATTTAGATGAATTTTTAATGGACAAATACGTGATTGATGTTCCGTATTTATTGAGAGCATTATTGGTTCGTGGTATTATTCTAAGAAAAAGACCTGAAAAAGCGGCTTCGGCTTACTCAAAAATATGGTGGGAGGAAGGTTCTCCTCTAGTGGTTCTTTCTAAAAGAATGCACGAAAAAGTTAAACCTCAAGCTAATGTTCCTGTTGCTTTAGCCATGCGTTATGGAAATCCTTCCTTACAAGCAGGTCTTCAGGAATTACAGGACAAAGGCGTTACCGAAGTATTGCTTTTTCCTTTGTACCCACACCACGCAATGTCGTCTACAGTTACCGTTATCGATAAGGCAGAAGAAGTTAGAAAAAAGCATTTCCCTAACATGAAATTCTCTTCTGTTCCCGCATTTTATAACAAACCTGATTACATCAAGAACTTATCTGATTCTATTCAAAAACATTTGAACGGATTTAATTACGATCATCTTTTGTTCTCTTATCATGGACTTCCGGAGCGTCATATTCGCAAAACCGATATAACCAAATCGCACTGCAAAATTGATGGTTCTTGTTGCAACACTCCATCTCCAGCACACGAATTTTGCTACCGTCACCAATGCTATGAAACCACGAGATTAGTAGTAAAGGCGTTAGGAATTCCAGAAGGCAAATACAGCCAAACTTTTCAATCGCGCTTGGCGGGAGACAAATGGCTTGAACCATATACAGATGTCGAAGTGAATAAAATGCCAGAACAAGGAATTAAGAATTTGGCTGTGGTAACTCCTGCATTTGTTGCTGATTGTTTAGAAACCCTGGAAGAAATTGCTATGGAAGCCAACCATCAATTCAAAGAACACGGAGGCGAGAATTTCTTGGCCGTTCCATGTTTGAATGATGATGACGAATGGTGTGCCACAGTAAGCAAGTGGATTAACAATTGGGCAAAAGGATAA
- a CDS encoding MATE family efflux transporter: MAVTSVELGTQDIKKLLIKQAIPSSIGILFMSINILVDTIFVGQWIGSLAIAALTVVLPITFLISSLGMAIGVGGGSVLSRALGANDKEKAKQVFGNQIMMTFLLSTLFSVLGLVFSDQILLLFGAKGTIMGPAKEFFIPIIISVPFLALCMMGNNIIRAEGKAKFAMVAMIIPAIANILLDIIFIKFLNLGILGAALATSISYFLCFLFVFWFFITESELKLQARHFKFQLPILKEIVELSFVTFSRQGVVSILAIILNHTLYNYGGEHSIAIYGIISRMLMFALFPILGITQGFLPIAGYNYGAKNTERVHESVTLSIKYSAILATIIFIIILFFARSIVSVFTTDPKVIAETPAALRWVFAASPIIAIQLIGAAYFQAAGKAKKALLLTLSKQGFFLIPLVLLLPNFLGIFGVWIAFPIADVLSTLVTGYFLKKEMNFKQKTTTHGVL, encoded by the coding sequence ATGGCCGTAACCTCAGTAGAATTAGGCACACAGGATATAAAGAAACTCTTGATCAAACAAGCGATTCCTTCTTCAATAGGTATATTATTCATGTCGATCAACATTTTGGTCGACACCATATTTGTAGGACAATGGATTGGCTCTCTTGCCATTGCGGCGTTAACTGTTGTTTTGCCAATTACCTTCTTAATTTCATCATTAGGAATGGCAATTGGTGTGGGTGGAGGATCTGTACTTTCTAGGGCTTTGGGCGCAAATGACAAAGAGAAAGCCAAACAAGTGTTTGGAAACCAAATCATGATGACGTTCTTATTGTCTACCCTTTTTTCTGTTTTAGGACTTGTTTTTAGCGATCAGATATTGTTGCTTTTTGGAGCCAAAGGCACAATTATGGGACCCGCCAAAGAATTCTTTATCCCAATCATAATCAGTGTTCCTTTTTTGGCACTTTGCATGATGGGGAATAACATTATCCGAGCTGAAGGAAAAGCAAAATTTGCCATGGTCGCCATGATTATTCCTGCAATTGCAAATATTCTTTTAGACATTATTTTTATAAAGTTCTTGAATTTAGGTATTTTGGGAGCGGCGCTAGCTACATCCATTTCTTATTTTTTGTGTTTTTTGTTTGTCTTTTGGTTTTTTATAACCGAAAGTGAATTGAAACTACAAGCTCGACATTTTAAATTTCAACTACCTATACTAAAAGAAATAGTAGAACTAAGTTTTGTTACTTTCTCCAGGCAAGGTGTTGTGAGTATATTAGCCATTATATTAAATCACACTTTATATAACTATGGAGGTGAACATTCTATAGCCATTTACGGAATAATCAGCAGAATGCTAATGTTTGCTTTATTCCCTATACTTGGAATCACACAGGGCTTTTTACCAATTGCTGGTTATAATTATGGTGCAAAAAATACTGAAAGAGTACACGAAAGTGTTACTCTTTCTATAAAATATTCAGCCATTCTAGCCACCATTATTTTTATAATTATACTATTCTTTGCCCGCTCCATAGTCTCTGTCTTCACTACTGACCCCAAAGTCATTGCCGAAACGCCAGCAGCCTTGCGCTGGGTTTTTGCAGCATCACCCATTATTGCCATTCAACTTATCGGGGCTGCTTATTTTCAAGCTGCCGGCAAAGCCAAAAAAGCATTACTCCTAACGTTAAGCAAACAAGGCTTTTTCTTAATTCCTTTAGTGCTTTTATTACCAAATTTTTTAGGTATTTTTGGAGTATGGATTGCTTTTCCAATTGCCGATGTTTTATCAACACTCGTTACCGGTTATTTCCTAAAAAAAGAAATGAATTTCAAACAAAAGACAACAACCCATGGAGTATTATAA
- a CDS encoding CopD family protein, giving the protein MEYYNYLKSLHLIFVITWFAGLFYIVRLFVYQIEAADKPSPEKEILQKQYKIMTYRLWYIITWPSAILASFFAFWMLFFTEIGNAWLQMPWMHVKLCFVFLLYLYHLKCQQIFNQLQRDEVKYTTNYMRLWNEGATIILFAVVFLVILKNAVNWIYGVVGIFLFSITIMLGFKFYKRIRERNKS; this is encoded by the coding sequence ATGGAGTATTATAATTACTTAAAATCATTACACCTCATCTTTGTAATTACTTGGTTTGCTGGTTTATTCTATATCGTTCGATTATTTGTGTACCAAATAGAAGCTGCCGATAAGCCTTCTCCAGAAAAAGAGATTCTTCAAAAACAATATAAAATTATGACGTACCGTTTGTGGTACATTATCACATGGCCATCAGCTATATTGGCCAGTTTTTTTGCTTTTTGGATGTTGTTTTTTACAGAAATTGGCAATGCTTGGTTACAAATGCCCTGGATGCATGTAAAACTTTGTTTTGTTTTTTTACTGTATTTATACCATTTAAAATGCCAGCAAATATTCAATCAATTGCAAAGAGACGAAGTAAAGTACACCACAAATTACATGAGATTGTGGAATGAAGGAGCAACCATCATTCTATTTGCCGTTGTCTTTTTAGTAATTTTAAAAAATGCCGTGAATTGGATTTATGGAGTCGTGGGTATCTTTTTGTTTTCGATTACCATCATGCTTGGTTTTAAATTTTATAAGAGAATAAGAGAGCGAAATAAATCGTAG